A window of the Anoplopoma fimbria isolate UVic2021 breed Golden Eagle Sablefish chromosome 17, Afim_UVic_2022, whole genome shotgun sequence genome harbors these coding sequences:
- the stx16 gene encoding syntaxin-16 isoform X2, protein MALVSGITLDPEAAIGVTKKLPPKWIEGIDEIQYEITRVRQKMKDLAVLHDKHMNRPTLDDSSEEEHAIEITTQEITQMFHRCQRAVTGLQSRCGHCTEQEERLLRNVVSSLAQSLQELSTNFRHTQSGYLKRMKNREERSKHFFDSGPLMEEDEELAVYDKGFTDDQLMLVEQNTVMVEEREREIRQIVQSISDLNEIFRDLAGMVVEQGTVLDRIDFNVEQSCVKTEEGMKQLQKAEQYQKKNRKMLVILILFVIVIVLIIILFGTKF, encoded by the exons ATGGCCCTGGTGTCAGGAATCACTCTGGATCCTGAAGCGGCCATTGGGGTCACAAAGAAGCTGCCCCCCAAATGGATAGAGGGGATTGATGAg ATCCAGTATGAAATCACACGGGTTCGCCAAAAGATGAAGGATCTGGCCGTACTTCATGACAAGCACATGAATCGACCCACACTTGATGACAGTAGTGAGGAAGAGCATGCCATAGAAATCACTACTCAGGAGATTACACAG ATGTTTCATCGATGCCAGCGAGCTGTGACAGGGTTGCAGTCTCGTTGTGGTCACTGTACCGAGCAGGAGGAGAGGCTATTGAGAAACGTGGTCTCGTCCCTGGCACAAAGCCTGCAGGAACTGTCCACCaatttcagacacacacagtccgGCTACCTTAAAC GTATGAAGAATCGTGAGGAGAGATCAAAGCACTTTTTCGACTCTGGACCCTTAATGGAAGAGGATGAAGAATTAGCTGTATATGACAAG gGTTTCACAGACGACCAGCTGATGCTTGTAGAGCAGAACACTGTGATGGTGGAAGAACGAGAGAGGGAGATCCGACAGATAGTGCAGTCCATCTCAGATCTGAATGAGATTTTCAGGGACTTGGCTGGAATGGTGGTGGAACAG GGCACCGTTCTTGACAGAATTGACTTCAATGTGGAGCAGTCTTGTGTGAAAACAGAAGAAGGAATGAAACAGTTACAAAAG GCAGAACAGTatcagaagaaaaacagaaagatgctGGTCATTTTGATCCTCTTTGTCATAGTCATCGTTctaattattattctttttggAACAAAGTTTTAA
- the stx16 gene encoding syntaxin-16 isoform X1, with product MATRRLTDAFLLMRNNAIQNRQILAEQLADDRMALVSGITLDPEAAIGVTKKLPPKWIEGIDEIQYEITRVRQKMKDLAVLHDKHMNRPTLDDSSEEEHAIEITTQEITQMFHRCQRAVTGLQSRCGHCTEQEERLLRNVVSSLAQSLQELSTNFRHTQSGYLKRMKNREERSKHFFDSGPLMEEDEELAVYDKGFTDDQLMLVEQNTVMVEEREREIRQIVQSISDLNEIFRDLAGMVVEQGTVLDRIDFNVEQSCVKTEEGMKQLQKAEQYQKKNRKMLVILILFVIVIVLIIILFGTKF from the exons ctgGCTGATGATCGAATGGCCCTGGTGTCAGGAATCACTCTGGATCCTGAAGCGGCCATTGGGGTCACAAAGAAGCTGCCCCCCAAATGGATAGAGGGGATTGATGAg ATCCAGTATGAAATCACACGGGTTCGCCAAAAGATGAAGGATCTGGCCGTACTTCATGACAAGCACATGAATCGACCCACACTTGATGACAGTAGTGAGGAAGAGCATGCCATAGAAATCACTACTCAGGAGATTACACAG ATGTTTCATCGATGCCAGCGAGCTGTGACAGGGTTGCAGTCTCGTTGTGGTCACTGTACCGAGCAGGAGGAGAGGCTATTGAGAAACGTGGTCTCGTCCCTGGCACAAAGCCTGCAGGAACTGTCCACCaatttcagacacacacagtccgGCTACCTTAAAC GTATGAAGAATCGTGAGGAGAGATCAAAGCACTTTTTCGACTCTGGACCCTTAATGGAAGAGGATGAAGAATTAGCTGTATATGACAAG gGTTTCACAGACGACCAGCTGATGCTTGTAGAGCAGAACACTGTGATGGTGGAAGAACGAGAGAGGGAGATCCGACAGATAGTGCAGTCCATCTCAGATCTGAATGAGATTTTCAGGGACTTGGCTGGAATGGTGGTGGAACAG GGCACCGTTCTTGACAGAATTGACTTCAATGTGGAGCAGTCTTGTGTGAAAACAGAAGAAGGAATGAAACAGTTACAAAAG GCAGAACAGTatcagaagaaaaacagaaagatgctGGTCATTTTGATCCTCTTTGTCATAGTCATCGTTctaattattattctttttggAACAAAGTTTTAA